The genomic window gagagagagagagagagagagagagagagagagagagagtgagagagagagtgagagagagagagagagagagagagagagagagagagagagagagagagagagagagagagagagagagagagagagagagagagagagagagagcgagagagagagagagagagagagagagagagagagagagagagagagagagagagagagagagagagagagagagagagagagagagagagagagagagagagagagagagagagagagacagaggagagagagagagagggagagagagagggagagagagagggagagagagagggagagagagagagagggagagagagagggagagagagagagagagagagagagagagagagggagagagagagagagagagagagggagagagagagagagagacagagagagagagagagagagagagagagagagagagagagagagagagagagagagagagagagagagagagagagagagagagagagagagagagagcgagagagagagagagagagagagagagagagagagagagagagagagagagagagagagacagagagagagacagagagagagacagagagagagagagagagagagagagagagagagagagagagagagagagagagagagagagagtgagagagagagtgagagagagagagagagagagagagagagagagagagagagagagagagagagagagagagagagagagagagagagagagagagagagagagagcgagagagagagagagagagagagagagagagagagagagagagagagagagagagagagagagagagagagagagagagagagagagagagagagagagagagagagagagagagagaggagagagagagagagagagagagagagagagagagagagagagagcgagagagcgagagagagagagaaagagagagagagagagagagacagagagagagagagagagagtgtgagagagagagagagagagagagagagagagagagagagagagagagagagagagagagagagagagagagagagagagagagagagagagagagagagagagagagagagagagagagagagagagagagagagggagagagagagagaagagagagagagagagagagagagagagagagagagagagagagagagagagagagagagagagagagagagagagagagagagagagagagagaaagagagagagagagagagagagagagagagagagagagacagagagagacagagagacagagagagacagagagagagacagagagagacagagagagagagagagagagagagagagagagagagagagagagggagagcgagcgagagagagagagagagagaatgaggtgTTTGGACATCACAATGCAACGAGCAGGAgaggtgcattgtgggtaattgTGACTGTACCTGTTTGATCTGCTCCCAGAACTGCCGTGTGACAGAAGATCCCGAATGAAAAGTCACCTCGACATGATATGCAGCGTTCAGAAtctgacacaacacacacacaagcagtgTTTCTATTGAgactgtactgtgtgtgtgtgtcattgtaatatgtgtgtgtgtgtgtgtctgtgcgtgttgtgtgtgtgagagtgtaatatgtgtctgtgtgtgcgtgtgattgtaatatgtgtgtgtgtacctgtttGAGGTGGTTGGAGGTGACGTTGTGTACACAGGAGGTGTCAGGTGTGGATTTCTCCAGACTAGCGAGGCATCTCTCCAGTGTTCCCACACAGCTCTCTCTCAGACACTCCACTGAACTGGTGAGTTTATTGGCCACGGCCTGACTGAGTTCATTCCCGATCAGATCCTGAATCTGATCGATACACATCTTAATGTCTTTAGAGCTCACCGGCTCACCGTTAGAACTCATGATGATGTCtaccacacaacacaaacacacaattctTCTGTGAAAATCTTCTACcagtttcttcttcagaacacaagagaagatattttgaagaacgttaatCATCAAACAACACCTAACGCCATTGACttccacaaaaccactgagacatttctctaaatatcttctgttgcgTGTCACTGAATAAagactcacatacaggtttacaaacacatgagagaGATAATCatgaatgatgacatcatttggtTCCCGTTTCTTCTTTCTATTTTACgtttttataaattattcaaatgatacaattaaaaaatagtttttcagatacatcatttgtgttttatatgaagTGTTTCACTATCTGTATGTGAAACTTAAACGGTCTCATCATAGCAGCAGTTGTTGCTATAGTAACAGGACAGGAATGACACATGCTGCCTGTTTATACTACACACAACAACAACCCAACCGTCAATGGATTTCCCCTTTAAATCACGTTTcgtgacaacacacacacacaattgcaGAACGGGAAGTTCCGCTTTCTGTTTGCGTGTCAAGACTCACAACATAAATAACATCACacagaagtgtgtgtgcgtgtgtgtgttcatgtttgtatatcccggtggggacctaaacctgaatacacaccaacacatggggactcgtgtcaccgtggggaccaaaattgaggtcctcatgggcacaaaagctaataaattgtacagaacaatatttttaaaaaatctaaaaatgcaaaaagtgttctattatctttaggtttagggatagggttagggataggggatagaatatacagtttgtacagtataaaaacattacgcctatggactgtccccacggagatagtaaaccagacatgtgtgtgtgtgtgtgNNNNNNNNNttgtgtgtgtgtgtgtgtgtgtgtgtgtgtgtgtgtgtgtgtgtgtgtgtgtgtgtgtgtgtgtgtgtgtgtgtgtgtgtgtgtgtgtgtgtgtgtagaaacATGCAGTTCAACTCACTATAGAAAACCGTACATGTGTGACTCATAACAGTGAACACACGGCTACACACGCCctatgatgacatcatcaccaAACCATCCACAGATCTCTTAAAGCCGCAGTGCTCAAATCTGTCGTTTGGTGTCTGCAGTGACACAGAAATCACATGAACTGCATGTGCGCAATgtcttgacccttgacctctGACCTGTGAACTCGAGGTTAGCGGCGTCGTCCAGCAGCTGCTCCTTCATGCTCGCCAGCGTCTCCACGATCATCTCCTTCATCTCCTCTTGTTTACGGTTGGCGATGGCCAGGAGCGAGAAGAAGAGCTCGCCCTCTTTCTCACGCGTGTACTCCAGACGCCGCGGCGTGATCTGAAGATCTCGCTGCATGTCGAACGCCTGAACGCAAACACGCAGCACTTAACACATAGTCATTCAACAACAAGTGATGCTGATTGGTCCGTCGCTGGAGGTCTGTCATCACCTGGTTAATGAAGAGGTCCAGACAGCGACAGTGAACGCCGTTGAGCAGATGGGCCGCCTCCGCCTGCTGGTTCTGAAGCACTTGTCTGGTGAACGGCACTAACACGCGGTGAAGACGCTCTAAACTCtctcccagaatgctttgcatctTCACTCCGGGCGTCTGCGCAGGCGCCCCGCATGCGCAGTGACCCGCCGAGCTGCCGATGAGCTCCAGAGACAGCAGCTGCTTGTAGAGAGCACTGCGATCCGCGTCTCCGGAGCGGGCCGGTTCAGGGGAGGCGGGTTCCGTCGCAGCGCTCGGCATCCGGATGAAGCAGACGGGGAACGACAGACACTCACGCACCCTCTGAAGATCGCTCACCTGCTCCGGGCTCAGCACCTCTTTATTGACGGCGTAGAGGATTATGGGAAGGATGCTGGGCTTACAATCCTCTAACACATCCTCGATGCGCTGAACGTTACGACAGGGAGGAATCATGATCTTCACATcctaaacacaaaacatgacaAACAAAAACGTCAACAACTAGAACTGATACGTCACGTGTCCAGAATATCAACCAATGTGAAGTGTGAAAGTTTGTTCAGAACACATCTGTGTTTGTGCTTTTTAGAGCTTCGCCGTGTATAAAATGATAGatgtgacaacatttttatacaaaatcatttgtgtttatgcgagatgacatgagcgtgagtaaatgatgagagactTGTCAGGAACAgctcacccaaaagtgaaaattctgtcatcatttacttataaccagacagtttTGCCCCCCACGGCAGGAGAAATGACAATGGcaatcaaaagtgccccagaaccgtttgctgtcctacattcttcaaaatatcttcttttgtgctcaacactatgggagtcaatggggggcaaaatctgtttggttgtgagcattcttccaaatatctttctctgtgctcttcagaacaaagacatgaatacacatttggaacaactggaaggtgaggaaatgaagaCCCAAGTGAAGTTTCCCTTTAAGACATGTTTTTGCGTTGATGGTAATAATACGCCTCAGGACTCTAGGGGGCGTTAACGTTTCCTTCACATGAGTGGGAGATTGTGTAAATAACCAACTTAACACACCCTATCAGGCTtaaaactacaaataaaactaaaaaaatgtcCAAGAGACGTCTCTCTGTGATTGGACAAAAGtctgagcgagcgagcgagcgagagagagagagagagagaactacAATGGAGTCAGTCAGTGCCGTCTCCGATACACAACAGTAATAGAAGGTCTGAAGTCTCTCTGAAACAAAGATGACCCACAAACCACAGCTGCTCATGAACACAACGTCTCAAGCCGCAGGCCCATCAGAAGCAACAAAGATCtgattcaaacacacacacacacctcttcaCGTGTGTTTGAGCAGGAATGTGTTCACAGGTcagttacacacacacgctgacCATCAGCCGTCTCATTAGAGTCTGGAcactaaagtgtgtgtgtgctgaacataaacacacacacaattcattTGACAGCACATGTGATTATAGCAGATGTGTGTGATGGTAAACACACAGTTTTTGTGTTCTCGTCTGACCCGAAGCGTCTGCTACATGAAATGAATCTGAGTTTTGAGTGAGAGACTCGACGTCAGGCGCttttattcagaaaacacatttcAGCAGTTGAGCTCCAGGAACATCAACACAAACCAACTAATGAAAAAGAAATTAAGCCGCGACCGAATCCACAAGTATTTACAGGAATCTCCCGCGACGCAGTTTTCCCGTCGCCATGGAGACGCACATCACCATAGCAGCACCCGGAGCTCGGCGGTTATGTGAAGTGCACCAGACCCAAAGAACAGTTACATAAACATCAGAGACTATCCCAGACCAGAAACGGTCTTCGTGTTCCTAACGTGagaactacatttcccataagtCCCTGTGCCTCTGACCTGCAGCAGCGCATGATGGAGCGTGATCTCCAGCTCAGCCAATCGCTGCGCGGCATCTTCGCACTCCTGGATCTCGAGGTCTTGGGCCGGTACCGTATCCCAGCGGCCGCGGTGAGCCGCCAGCTGATGCACCAGCTCGTACTGACCCGGCAACGCCAGACTCAGACGCGTCTGACGCCCATGCGTGAAACACAACTTCCTCCTCCTGCAGGCTCCGCCCTCCAGACCACACGCCCCACCCGCTTCGGCTCCAAGAGGGAGGAGCTTCTCTCCCAGCAGGCAGTTGAGGAGCTGGTATCGGGCCTTGCAGTCCTGACCCAGGATCAGAATGTAGGGGGCGCTGGCGACGACGTTGTGCAGATATTCCTCATCCTGACGCGGTAACGAGATACAGCTGAGCTGACCTGAGACAAGAGAGAGAAATCAAGAGACGATGAGAAGAAATGCgtatgaaaacatttctgcacgcaaaacattttaagatcaACAGTAACGCAATACAAAACTAACATCAGCACCGTGCAACTTTtctattgttaaaaataaagtaaaaagttAACGTAACTATGTTAAAAACTAAGGTTAGTAATTGGCCTGTTATACTCATGCAGCTATTACGCAAGGGTGTATTACAAAAAACATAAGTACGTAAAGTAACgcgcaattttatattttaaccagagatggcgacagagatTATTTATTGCAACTATAATAATTACGTTTGTTGCATTTACgcacaaaaaaagaaacgtAATTATTTTTGAATCATTTTAAAGGGTCGACTTTGAACTAGAGAAATATAATCAATACAACCAAGCAAGATTATGTTtaatttactaaaattaaaactttgaatatGTTTCTGTTcactgaaatcaaatcaaatattgacctaaacaTTAtatggaaaaacttaactaaatgaaaaatgtaaatgttgcctcGTAAGTAAACTGAAATATGTTTTAAGTActacaattataataaaaatataataataataataatattgtatagcaacataaataccaaattacaaatatttgctaaaactttaaatgagaactaaaaatctaaaagtaaaagctcattttaaatatgaataaaactcaaATTAAAATTATACTAACTCTGCAAACAAGAGAGAAAGTTGAGATTGCAGAAGACAGTTgaagtgtttgtgttgtgtagcaGTTGTGGGTCTGTGTGTCCTGAGGCGCACATCTCATGACCCGTCTCTGAGCCggaccaaacacacacagaaacacacaaagaGCCGGCAGTCATCCGGGTTATTATTAGGAAGTGGTCATAATCCTCAATGCTGCTGCTGAGTCACTCTCTTATACAACACAAGCCTCTCAGGATTCCATCCCATAATCTGAGCTTTcatccacaaacacacagaatcCTGACGTGTTCTCCAGGAGAGTTTTGTGAGCGACTCTTGGGATATTTAACAGAATGTACACAGTGTACTACAGTACATGTACTACAGTGTGCAATATAGACAAATAACGTCAGATAGTTGTGATCTTATTCACGTGTTTTATATTGAAAAATGAAGTTTGCACAAACAGATtcaaaagtcatgttttttattacgcATTCCAATCAatctgcagttgggttgtttttgattaagtagcaataaaaaaatacagctaactaacacgataaaaacatgataatgaaaatgatgatttttaaaaatttgtcaaatctgtttttgcaaatgaactcttcgaCTGCATTTAAGTAGAAGAGAAGAGGACAGTCAAAAAATACTTTACTGTTGGCGATTTTTATTCATACGATAACGCAGACATGATGTGATCGTAATAGTCATGTTTGATGCTGCATTTAATTTGACGtcaaataaaacaagactaTTTCAATCATTCAGCCGGTAAAACTGTGGAGAAACACGGAAAAAaaccacagaaaaaatattaaaacctataaaaccacaaaaaaataataaaaccgataaaaccacaaaaaaaaaacacggagAAAATAATACAACCTATAAAAccccaaaaaataataataaaaccgataaaaccacaaaaaaacacggagaaaataataaaacctataaaaccacaaaaaacatggaaaaataatacaaccgataaaaccacaaaaaaaaaaaacacggagaaaataataaaaccgataaaaccagaaaaaaacatgttaaaataatacaaccgataaaaccagaaaaaaaacacgGAGAAAATAATACAACCGATAAaaccagaaaaaaaaacacggaGAAAATAATACAACCGATAAaaccagaaaaaaaaacacggaGAAAATAATACAACCGATAAAACCAGAAAAAAACACggagaaaataataaaaccGATAAAACCAGAAAAAAACACGGAGGAAATAATAAAACCGATAAAACCAGAAAAAACacggaaaaaataataaaaccgaTAAAACTAGGAAAAAGTATAAAATCTTGCAGTGAACAAAACGATTAACAATCAGAAGCATAACAggtgaaatgaatgaatgacatcacacattataacaacacttgacaataAATCAACAAATTGTATTTGTTATCAATATTTAATGCTTTAGCTAACATAATCTAATGAAGAAAAGACCATTTAttcctctgtgtttgtttatgtttatgttctGTCACTGTGTATTAACTAATGTTACCACGtttaattttaaacatgtattaataaatgctcTACGATGACTAAATGCTGCAGAATTAGTGTTCAGTGTTAATGTAgataaataatgttaacaaatacaaccataTTTGATAGATTTCACTGGTTACTGGAATAGCCAATCACAGAACAGGGAATGAAACgatctgggctgcgtttcccgaaaccttcttaacgctacatcgttcttaagttataccttaagctgtaccttatcgttaatgcgtgtttcccgaaaccttcttagttaagtGTACCTTCTGTAAGTCACACTTTCGTCAGGTTGGTCTGGAGCGCTCTTATCCAAAAAGCTTTTCTACATCGCAGTTTAATTTCATAtatacaatttaatttaatataaaattctatttagtattaaatttacatttttacttataAAATACTCAGGTTTAATACACTCAGTGTAGGTTATTGAAGTGTTCTTGtgaataaaattgtcatacACTGATGGTTGTTGTTGGCGTTAGTCTATAtaaagtagggatgtaacgattcaccgtgagccggttgaaaatcggttataatgagtgacgattcaaatcggttgaggcttgaactgaatcgcaatacattttttgaacagcaggggccgctattttcactgcaaacctaaaagtggatgctgatattaaatgcaaaaaaaaatccaagaaaagcacagacagtattagtttgtttatattaaagagactttttctattattaatttgttatgaaattgcagtttagttttgttatttgaaataaaacattattttattatacaaagaaacgtgaagcatttaagaaataatgcaagggaagttgttcatttctaatttgtttcaactcattttttaagaaaaaatcgtgagtaaatcgtgaataaatcgcatcgtgagatcagaatcgtgactcgcatcgcatcgtgagctgagtgaatcgttacatccctaatataaagggaatgaatgttatggggagtttggtcaaactatggcagcgagacagcgaacagttgtcttaaatcaaagacggcgccATCCACGGAGTCAGTTAGTGTATTTGCACAATTTCATTAGAGAACATTCTAGTCCCCTGGCTACGtgtcagaagagaaaattcTACACAAATTTAGCCTGACACTGGAGCAAATTCTGCAGCTCTTGCATCTTGTTGGCCCAACTTTGTGGAGACAAACTCGACGGAGCTACCCCCTCTCAGCCCCGAAAATCAGCTGCTGCATGGCGGCTcttcatttgtatgttttctgGAGGTGTTTGGGGATGAATATGGGCTGAGAAAGACCTCGGTGCAttcactcagtgacaaacatccTGCTCCGTCATGCCACCGATTACATACGTATGCCTTTCGCCAGGCACGACGTGATGGAGGCACATCACGGCTTCCGTGCCATTGCGGGTGGGACACTTATCCCTACAcacaaatgagtgatttacgcccataatgtgaatcaacacagatcgtggagaacatgaacacatgatggcaaactatgagaatataaatgacCCTTTCAAAAACAAGCGAAGCCACACAGCCAGTTAATGTAGCTGGTTAAAGCAGAAAACGTATGGCCATGAGGGTGCTTGCAAaattatacatacacacacacatttctttctttatttctacTATTTCAGTGAACcctgataaatgcaatttctactatttctaaagcgtttctttataataaacattgttttctccATACTTTACCCACTCTATAACGCAAGGTAGAGCGAACAATGGATTCTCGAGGCATCGATATCAACCTATTCAGCACCAGCGCCACGGACAACACCTGCTTTACCTGAAGTAACCTCAACAGGTATAGTTCGGGGAACACACCTAGAAAAGcctttagagtcttcgtagcgCGCGCTAAGAGACAAtgttatcgggaaacgcagccctgatcTGTTGTATTGTGTGTTCAAAGCGTCACGATGAGTTaacagctcacacacacacacacacacacacattgttggTGTGAGACGGTTAGTGATGCGTGTGTCGAGTTGACACATTTATGATGTGTCAGCagtaaattaacatgaattctctcatcacacacatcaaattAACCAccattttactacagtaaacacactTTAACAAAAACTTTActcttattataataaaagCAGAGTACATTTTCACGAGAGTAGCGGCCGATGTCATCGCTTATATCGGactaaaacttctgtcattttcACACAGAAAATATTTTCCAGAACATTCAGGCAGGAATTGTCTGGACAGGAAAACTGGACCACAGTGTTCCTGTGAACAGAAGGCCGTCTGGAGCTGATCTCTTACATCTCAATCATTTCATCTGAACCCTTCTCTCTCACAACAGCAAACATGACTTCATGACTGCAAACAAGACTGAACAACTGAGCACACctgagtgacacacacacacacacacacacacatgacaggACGAGATCGGACAggcctgagatcagacacacaCTTCCATGACTTATAATATTTGTGCAGATGTGAAGTCATAAATCACACAGGCTAAATAAATACAGTCATGTTTTGGGGGCTCAAGGGAAACTCAACACAGTTCAGAGGTCACAGGTCGTGAGAGTCAGGGTCAAACATCACAACTTGAAGTCACAGTGTCGTGAGAGTTCTGCAGGAGTTACACAGAACATCAGTACAgtaacacgcacacgcacgcgcacacacgcacgcacacgcagcTTTGATTTAATTTCACACTCTCATCCTCTGCAGAGTGAAAATCAATGATTTCGTTGAGAAACCGCAGTAAACTTACATCACAACAAGCTGAAGAAAATCATTTGTTACAGGAAAGACTGCAACCACACctacacacaaccacacacacacacacaactgaatcagcttgtgtgtgtgtgtgtgtgtgtgtaatgtaaatCTGTTCAGGGGAGTTAAGCTTCTTAATTCTGCACCAAATCTACAAAATGTCCAACAGAAATCACCACAACCAACCTAACAACACAACACCAGTTacacaaacatcaaaacaacacGACACCTGTAACACAACATCTGTCCTGAACAACACGCACACTGATGAGCAGAAGACGCACAAtaataaacacacactcaccGGACTCGAGAGGACTGCACGTGTTACTGTGGTTCTGTCGGATCTCTCTGAAGAAGACGGTGGTCTCtttcaggttcctcttcagcagaatgttgtgtttgttgtaGTGGCTGAAGGCTCGTGTCAGATCTCGGATCAGTGGACTTGACTTCTGTGGGTTCTCCATCCTGACCCTACAGCAACACAACCCGGACCGtccccagtgtgtgtgtgtgtcacatatCCATCCAAACTACACACCTGACTACAGGTCGAACACACAAATGAAAGCTGAACGTTTGTAAAGAGGCCCGGAGATCACTGCTGGCTGGACCAAacccacacaacacaacaacgtgtgtgtgtgtgtgtgtgtgtgtgtgtcagtgcatcaacacaaacacacacacaaacaaccgCCTCCCatgcagcagagagagagagagataacacAGCCCGAAAGATCCGACAGTTGTGATCAATTACACGGGCGCGCGCGCGGAGTCTCGGGCGGACCGGAGGCCGAACCGGGTCACTGCTTCAGATTCGGCGGGTTTTCCTCACAGGTGCGCGCCGATCATCAGTCAGAATCGGAAGACTGTCTGATAATCCTGTTGTCGGTGTCGGTTCGGCGATGAACGTTTCAGATTTCAGCCCAAATAAGTGAAAGCCGCTCCGCCAGTCGCTACTGCTGCTCGTCCGTTTGGCAAAGAGGAATGTGCGGTGGGCGGGGCGTCACGCGACTGACGCATGCTGGGAAATGTAGTCTGGCTCTCGTAGACTGCGCTGTGATACAAAACACGAACTTTCATAGCAAATCATTCGTACAAATCCACCCGATGAACTCCCACACTTGTGATTTCCACTTTGTCTTGTTGAATTGAATGAACTTTCTTATTTCATCCATCAGACttgaacaacaaaaaacattttgacgCTTTATGGTCAATTTATGATtgattaaaaatatgatttaactTAATATCGCGATGCCTGTATGAAGCCATGACGTTCATgatgtttctttttaaagataCGACGTGTATTTATGTTCTGCAATCTAAAAATATAATGCACAATATACTTTACTAGTGATAGTGAAGAACATGTGTGTTAGACATGTAGTTCACACTTTCCACTAATAAATCACCTCGTGGAATAGATTTTCATGAAGTGAAACGAAAAGTATCGAGTCGTTTCTCTGATCTAGTCGCGCCATCCGGCGGTCACTGCGTGAAGAGCATGAACAGCTGTTGACGTGTGAATGTTTATTATCACCAAAGATCGCAGGCTGTTAAAGACATCAAcacatcaaaagaaaccgatCAAAGTCCATTAGCCCCAAAACTCTTGAAGAGGTTTGGGAGCGAAATACACGAATGATCCATTTAGCCGTGAAGAACATGCTATTTTatcaaaatgaaaaaggtatgtatattataataatcTTGAATTTATTACCACCCTTTTTCACTTTAATAAACTAAAACGAATGGTTGTGTACAATGTTTCATCTAGCCTTATTTCATCCAACTCATTGGGGCGGGGTTTACCGCCCACACGCTGACGTCACGTTCGCCCCACTCACAGTCGAGGTGATCGGCGGCGGGCGCGCTCAGTGAGTTGTGCGCGTGGAGGAGGAGGACATGTAAACATTCATTCTTCACCCACATCATCATCAGCTCATGGAGGCTCTCACGG from Triplophysa rosa linkage group LG25, Trosa_1v2, whole genome shotgun sequence includes these protein-coding regions:
- the dstyk gene encoding dual serine/threonine and tyrosine protein kinase, whose translation is MENPQKSSPLIRDLTRAFSHYNKHNILLKRNLKETTVFFREIRQNHSNTCSPLESGQLSCISLPRQDEEYLHNVVASAPYILILGQDCKARYQLLNCLLGEKLLPLGAEAGGACGLEGGACRRRKLCFTHGRQTRLSLALPGQYELVHQLAAHRGRWDTVPAQDLEIQECEDAAQRLAELEITLHHALLQDVKIMIPPCRNVQRIEDVLEDCKPSILPIILYAVNKEVLSPEQVSDLQRVRECLSFPVCFIRMPSAATEPASPEPARSGDADRSALYKQLLSLELIGSSAGHCACGAPAQTPGVKMQSILGESLERLHRVLVPFTRQVLQNQQAEAAHLLNGVHCRCLDLFINQAFDMQRDLQITPRRLEYTREKEGELFFSLLAIANRKQEEMKEMIVETLASMKEQLLDDAANLEFTDIIMSSNGEPVSSKDIKMCIDQIQDLIGNELSQAVANKLTSSVECLRESCVGTLERCLASLEKSTPDTSCVHNVTSNHLKQILNAAYHVEVTFHSGSSVTRQFWEQIKQIIHRITWVNPPSVSPEWKRKVAQDAIESLSAAKLAKSICSQFRTRLNSSHDAFAASLRQLEEGHTGRLERTEDLWLRVRKDHAPRLARLSLESRSLRDIVLNGKPKLGRELGRGQYGVVYLCDGWGGNHPCALKSVVPPDDKHWNDLALEFHYTRSLPKHERLVNLHGSVIDHSYAGGSSIAVLLIMERLHRDLYTGLKGSLTLKERLQIALDVVEGIRFLHGQGLLHRDIKLKNVLLDKQNRAKITDLGFCKPEAMMSGSIVGTPIHMAPELFTGKYDNSVDVYAFGILFWYLCTGSVKLPEAFEKCASKDQLWTNVKKGSRPERSPVFDEECWQLMEACWNGDPSQRPLLGIVQPGLQSIMEHLCDNSEQKSAQTDINTLTFPQELWRKSLLYLY